The following coding sequences lie in one Ictalurus furcatus strain D&B chromosome 7, Billie_1.0, whole genome shotgun sequence genomic window:
- the LOC128609764 gene encoding complement factor H-like isoform X3 produces MNGFFVPHLDIYEHGVNISYGCDTGLKPALETWWGEITCNEGQWSHNPQCIDKTHCSPHVPNTHAEKPLKTSYAPNEDFHFKCEPDFEFESGNSKARCENGKWMLPKCTRKPEFCAPPPRVFKGMIIQPYQDAFKNGARLDYVCAEGYKIEGNNYNVCENGRWTNSPTCVEKSPCSSKPAVQNARPADKLKRSYNHGDTVQFICNRGYRFEDTDSAQCEDGTWKLPGCIDPTRCTAPRVANARPTGSLESSYSSGTYVRFQCDYGYEFKRGDPYATCVDGTWRLPVCQKLCGRPSVPNARSTEGLSTSYSTGSYVTFQCDSGYEFVGLHYAKCVDGNWELPVCKSRDETVCSAPRVPNARPAVDLTSFYATGRTVRFVCDSGYEFEGTDTAWCEDGIWRLPVCKVRNCGTQPLIENGDVTELPDGNELKAQCKKLYKLTGPGTIRCVNGKWTELPVCKPPCKLDRTKILHTYHPDEYLQEGERKRFYCSNRYQIDISCTKGTTVYGECKCILCFIETKAITAFLYLQIHLSLFSAQLLHNE; encoded by the exons ATGAATGGCTTTTTCGTCCCGCACTTGGACATTTATGAACACGGCGTTAATATTTCCTACGGCTGTGACACGGGCCTGAAACCTGCCCTCGAGACGTGGTGGGGAGAAATAACATGCAATGAAGGCCAATGGTCTCACAACCCTCAGTGCATCG ATAAAACACACTGTTCCCCACATGTGCCAAACACCCATGCCGAAAAGCCGTTAAAAACATCCTATGCTCCTAACGAGGACTTTCATTTCAAATGCGAGCCCGACTTTGAGTTTGAAAGTGGAAACTCAAAAGCAAGGtgtgaaaatggaaaatggatgctGCCGAAGTGTACGC GAAAGCCTGAATTTTGCGCGCCTCCTCCCCGGGTTTTCAAGGGAATGATCATACAACCTTACCAGGATGCGTTCAAGAACGGCGCTCGGCTCGATTACGTCTGTGCAGAAGGATATAAGATAGAAGGAAACAATTATAACGTCTGTGAAAACGGCCGGTGGACCAATAGCCCTACATGTG TTGAAAAATCACCATGTAGTAGTAAACCAGCTGTGCAAAACGCCCGACCCGCAGACAAGTTAAAAAGGTCCTATAACCATGGAGACACCGTTCAGTTTATATGTAACAGAGGCTACAGGTTTGAAGACACAGACTCCGCACAGTGTGAAGACGGAACCTGGAAGCTGCCGGGGTGTATAG ATCCAACACGGTGTACTGCCCCACGAGTGGCGAACGCCCGGCCTACAGGATCGTTAGAGTCATCCTATAGTTCTGGAACATATGTTAGGTTTCAATGTGACTACGGCTATGAGTTTAAAAGAGGAGACCCATATGCAACGTGTGTAGACGGAACCTGGAGGCTGCCggtgt gTCAAAAATTATGTGGTAGGCCAAGTGTGCCGAACGCCCGATCTACAGAAGGGTTATCGACATCCTATAGTACTGGAAGCTATGTTACGTTTCAATGTGACTCCGGCTATGAGTTTGTAGGACTACATTACGCAAAGTGCGTAGACGGAAATTGGGAGCTCCCGGTGTGTAAAA GTCGAGATGAAACGGTGTGTTCTGCCCCACGCGTGCCAAACGCCCGACCTGCAGTAGATTTAACATCGTTCTATGCTACTGGACGAACTGTTAGATTTGTATGTGACAGCGGCTATGAGTTTGAAGGAACAGATACTGCGTGGTGTGAAGATGGAATTTGGAGGCTGCCAGTGTGTAAAG TCAGAAATTGTGGAACTCAACCCCTTATTGAAAATGGAGACGTTACCGAGCTACCAGATGGAAATGAATTAAAAGCACAGTGTAAGAAACTTTATAAACTAACAGGACCTGGAACAATAAGATGTGTTAACGGGAAATGGACGGAGCTCCCGGTGTGTAAAC CGCCGTGTAAACTGGATAGGACAAAAATTCTTCATACTTATCATCCTGATGAATATCTGCAGGAGGGTGAAAGGAAGAGATTTTACTGTAGTAACCGTTATCAAATAGATATCAGCTGCACTAAAGGAACAACAGTCTATGGTGAATGTAAGTGCATCCTGTGTTTTATCGAGACAAAAGCAATAACGGCGTTTCTCTACTTACAgattcatttatctttattttccGCACAGTTATtacataatgaataa
- the LOC128609764 gene encoding coagulation factor XIII B chain-like isoform X1 — protein MRIIIIILAFSICSCPAVLAIVLNCERPKLMNGFFVPHLDIYEHGVNISYGCDTGLKPALETWWGEITCNEGQWSHNPQCIDKTHCSPHVPNTHAEKPLKTSYAPNEDFHFKCEPDFEFESGNSKARCENGKWMLPKCTRKPEFCAPPPRVFKGMIIQPYQDAFKNGARLDYVCAEGYKIEGNNYNVCENGRWTNSPTCVEKSPCSSKPAVQNARPADKLKRSYNHGDTVQFICNRGYRFEDTDSAQCEDGTWKLPGCIDPTRCTAPRVANARPTGSLESSYSSGTYVRFQCDYGYEFKRGDPYATCVDGTWRLPVCQKLCGRPSVPNARSTEGLSTSYSTGSYVTFQCDSGYEFVGLHYAKCVDGNWELPVCKSRDETVCSAPRVPNARPAVDLTSFYATGRTVRFVCDSGYEFEGTDTAWCEDGIWRLPVCKGRWPHGGSLHPDPDAVLLPVRNCGTQPLIENGDVTELPDGNELKAQCKKLYKLTGPGTIRCVNGKWTELPVCKPPCKLDRTKILHTYHPDEYLQEGERKRFYCSNRYQIDISCTKGTTVYGECKCILCFIETKAITAFLYLQIHLSLFSAQLLHNE, from the exons atgaggattattattattatcctggCTTTTTCTATTTGTTCATGTCCAGCTGTGCTCG CAATTGTACTAAACTGTGAACGTCCAAAACTCATGAATGGCTTTTTCGTCCCGCACTTGGACATTTATGAACACGGCGTTAATATTTCCTACGGCTGTGACACGGGCCTGAAACCTGCCCTCGAGACGTGGTGGGGAGAAATAACATGCAATGAAGGCCAATGGTCTCACAACCCTCAGTGCATCG ATAAAACACACTGTTCCCCACATGTGCCAAACACCCATGCCGAAAAGCCGTTAAAAACATCCTATGCTCCTAACGAGGACTTTCATTTCAAATGCGAGCCCGACTTTGAGTTTGAAAGTGGAAACTCAAAAGCAAGGtgtgaaaatggaaaatggatgctGCCGAAGTGTACGC GAAAGCCTGAATTTTGCGCGCCTCCTCCCCGGGTTTTCAAGGGAATGATCATACAACCTTACCAGGATGCGTTCAAGAACGGCGCTCGGCTCGATTACGTCTGTGCAGAAGGATATAAGATAGAAGGAAACAATTATAACGTCTGTGAAAACGGCCGGTGGACCAATAGCCCTACATGTG TTGAAAAATCACCATGTAGTAGTAAACCAGCTGTGCAAAACGCCCGACCCGCAGACAAGTTAAAAAGGTCCTATAACCATGGAGACACCGTTCAGTTTATATGTAACAGAGGCTACAGGTTTGAAGACACAGACTCCGCACAGTGTGAAGACGGAACCTGGAAGCTGCCGGGGTGTATAG ATCCAACACGGTGTACTGCCCCACGAGTGGCGAACGCCCGGCCTACAGGATCGTTAGAGTCATCCTATAGTTCTGGAACATATGTTAGGTTTCAATGTGACTACGGCTATGAGTTTAAAAGAGGAGACCCATATGCAACGTGTGTAGACGGAACCTGGAGGCTGCCggtgt gTCAAAAATTATGTGGTAGGCCAAGTGTGCCGAACGCCCGATCTACAGAAGGGTTATCGACATCCTATAGTACTGGAAGCTATGTTACGTTTCAATGTGACTCCGGCTATGAGTTTGTAGGACTACATTACGCAAAGTGCGTAGACGGAAATTGGGAGCTCCCGGTGTGTAAAA GTCGAGATGAAACGGTGTGTTCTGCCCCACGCGTGCCAAACGCCCGACCTGCAGTAGATTTAACATCGTTCTATGCTACTGGACGAACTGTTAGATTTGTATGTGACAGCGGCTATGAGTTTGAAGGAACAGATACTGCGTGGTGTGAAGATGGAATTTGGAGGCTGCCAGTGTGTAAAG GACGTTGGCCTCACGGTGGATCTCTACATCCTGATCCTGATGCGGTTCTGTTGCCTG TCAGAAATTGTGGAACTCAACCCCTTATTGAAAATGGAGACGTTACCGAGCTACCAGATGGAAATGAATTAAAAGCACAGTGTAAGAAACTTTATAAACTAACAGGACCTGGAACAATAAGATGTGTTAACGGGAAATGGACGGAGCTCCCGGTGTGTAAAC CGCCGTGTAAACTGGATAGGACAAAAATTCTTCATACTTATCATCCTGATGAATATCTGCAGGAGGGTGAAAGGAAGAGATTTTACTGTAGTAACCGTTATCAAATAGATATCAGCTGCACTAAAGGAACAACAGTCTATGGTGAATGTAAGTGCATCCTGTGTTTTATCGAGACAAAAGCAATAACGGCGTTTCTCTACTTACAgattcatttatctttattttccGCACAGTTATtacataatgaataa